A single genomic interval of uncultured Pseudodesulfovibrio sp. harbors:
- a CDS encoding DEAD/DEAH box helicase: MTFTSFSFDRRIVDGIKACNYETPTPIQTQAIPQVLAGHDVMGLAQTGTGKTAAFALPILQRLLGSRPTQNAPSVLILAPTRELALQINDNFKALGKRTGMTSSVVIGGVGMNPQIKAFSRSRIIVACPGRLVRLINRGAVRLNAISTLVLDEADRMLDMGFMPDIKRIIAQLPKERQNLLFSATMPSDIRKLADKILVNPKTVQVARIAPVESVSHKFYKTQTDKKVGLLEKLLAKSEHESVLIFTRTKHKAKNLSRKLSNSGYDSTFLQGNMSQSQRQRALNGFRDGTFNIMVATDIAARGIDCDRITHVINFDMPDTVETYTHRIGRTGRAGRTGNAVSLVSRDDKMHISSVERVMRIKMEQCTLEGFEQTDEAPRQKHAARPQASEKRRFNSNSNSNSKSNSRKRRPSRRRRAAA, encoded by the coding sequence ATGACTTTTACATCCTTCTCCTTTGACCGCCGCATTGTCGACGGAATCAAAGCATGCAACTATGAAACCCCCACCCCGATTCAGACTCAGGCCATCCCGCAGGTACTTGCGGGGCATGACGTCATGGGACTGGCCCAGACAGGCACCGGCAAGACCGCAGCCTTTGCGCTGCCGATCCTGCAACGTCTTCTGGGTTCCCGGCCCACTCAAAATGCACCGAGCGTCCTGATTCTGGCACCGACCCGCGAACTGGCATTGCAGATCAATGACAACTTCAAGGCCCTCGGCAAGCGGACCGGCATGACCAGCTCCGTCGTCATCGGCGGCGTCGGCATGAACCCGCAGATCAAGGCTTTCAGCCGCTCCCGAATCATCGTGGCATGTCCGGGCCGACTGGTCCGCCTTATCAACCGAGGGGCTGTCCGCCTGAATGCCATCAGCACGCTGGTCCTCGACGAAGCGGACCGGATGCTCGACATGGGATTCATGCCCGACATCAAGCGCATCATCGCCCAACTGCCGAAAGAACGGCAGAATCTGCTTTTCTCCGCCACCATGCCGAGTGACATCCGGAAACTTGCGGACAAGATTCTCGTCAACCCCAAGACAGTTCAGGTGGCCAGAATCGCCCCTGTGGAAAGTGTGTCACACAAATTTTACAAGACACAAACCGACAAGAAAGTCGGCCTGCTGGAGAAACTTCTCGCCAAGTCCGAACATGAAAGCGTGCTCATCTTCACCCGCACCAAGCACAAGGCAAAGAACCTGTCACGAAAGCTGAGCAACAGCGGATATGACAGCACATTCCTGCAAGGAAACATGAGCCAGAGCCAACGGCAACGTGCGTTGAACGGTTTCCGCGACGGTACGTTCAACATCATGGTGGCGACCGACATTGCCGCACGCGGCATCGACTGTGACCGGATCACGCACGTCATCAACTTTGACATGCCCGACACCGTCGAAACCTACACCCACCGCATTGGCCGAACCGGCCGGGCCGGACGTACCGGCAACGCGGTGAGTCTGGTGAGTCGGGATGACAAGATGCACATCAGCTCTGTCGAACGGGTCATGCGAATCAAGATGGAGCAATGCACCTTGGAAGGCTTCGAGCAAACAGACGAAGCCCCTCGCCAAAAGCACGCCGCACGGCCACAGGCTTCGGAAAAACGCCGCTTCAATTCCAATTCGAACTCCAATTCCAAGTCCAATTCCAGAAAACGTCGGCCCAGCCGGAGACGAAGAGCGGCTGCATAA
- the tpx gene encoding thiol peroxidase, with the protein MTERTGIITFQGNPLTLVGPEIKVGDTAPDFAVAANDLSPATLADFAGKVLIIAAVPSLDTPVCDMETRRFNTEAASLGDDVKILTVSMDLPFAQARWCGAAGIEAVQTLSDHAGASFGENWGTLIKELRLLTRAVFVIGKDGKVGYVEYLKEITEEPNYEAALEAARKLVG; encoded by the coding sequence ATGACTGAACGAACAGGAATCATCACATTTCAGGGAAATCCGCTGACCTTGGTCGGCCCGGAAATCAAAGTGGGTGACACCGCCCCGGACTTTGCCGTTGCCGCCAACGACCTGTCCCCGGCCACGCTGGCTGATTTTGCCGGGAAGGTGCTCATCATCGCCGCCGTGCCCTCGCTGGATACGCCGGTATGCGACATGGAAACCCGGCGCTTCAACACCGAGGCAGCCTCCCTTGGGGATGACGTGAAAATCCTGACCGTGAGCATGGACCTGCCCTTTGCACAGGCCCGCTGGTGCGGCGCTGCCGGAATCGAGGCCGTGCAGACCCTGTCCGACCATGCCGGAGCCTCTTTCGGCGAAAACTGGGGAACGCTCATCAAGGAGCTCCGCCTCCTGACCCGCGCGGTCTTCGTGATCGGCAAGGACGGAAAAGTAGGATACGTCGAGTACCTCAAGGAAATCACCGAAGAACCGAACTACGAGGCCGCCCTCGAAGCAGCCCGAAAACTCGTCGGGTAA
- a CDS encoding type 1 glutamine amidotransferase domain-containing protein, whose protein sequence is MKMKGQRVLMFVDNIFEDMELMYPYYRLIEEGAEVVVAGPRKKTVYKGKHGYPFRSTAAIADQQAADFDLLVIAGGFAPDQLRRDPKVLELTREIHEAGKVVAHICHGGWIPISAGIMNGFTCTSTPGIKDDLTNAGATWVNEEVVVDRNQVSSRKPDDLPAFCRAIIELAAK, encoded by the coding sequence ATGAAAATGAAAGGCCAGCGCGTCCTGATGTTTGTGGATAATATCTTTGAAGATATGGAACTGATGTACCCGTACTACCGCCTGATCGAAGAAGGCGCGGAAGTCGTGGTGGCCGGTCCCAGGAAAAAGACCGTATACAAAGGGAAACACGGTTACCCCTTCCGGTCTACGGCCGCCATCGCGGATCAGCAGGCAGCAGATTTCGATCTTCTCGTAATTGCAGGCGGTTTCGCCCCGGACCAGCTCAGGCGCGATCCCAAAGTGCTGGAACTCACCCGCGAGATACACGAGGCCGGAAAGGTCGTCGCCCACATCTGCCACGGCGGATGGATTCCGATTTCCGCCGGAATCATGAACGGCTTCACCTGCACCTCCACCCCCGGAATCAAGGACGACCTGACAAACGCAGGGGCCACATGGGTCAACGAGGAAGTCGTCGTGGACCGGAATCAGGTCTCTTCCCGCAAGCCGGACGACCTGCCCGCGTTCTGCCGAGCCATCATCGAACTGGCAGCAAAGTAG
- a CDS encoding manganese efflux pump MntP family protein: protein MGSIELITIAIALAMDAFAVSIATGVTLKSVSPRQTFRLAWHFGLFQALMPVLGWYLGGTVRSYIETYDHWIAFGLLGYIGYNMIREAFADEEETQGDPTKGMTLVILSIATSIDALAVGLSLSMLGISVWWPSLIIGIVALLFTAAGLHLGKTAVKAERLGKYSEILGGTVLIAIGLKILWEHGAIAI from the coding sequence ATGGGAAGCATTGAACTCATCACCATCGCCATCGCCCTTGCCATGGACGCATTCGCCGTCTCCATCGCAACCGGCGTGACCCTCAAATCGGTCAGCCCCCGCCAGACATTCCGTCTCGCGTGGCATTTCGGGCTGTTTCAGGCACTGATGCCCGTCCTCGGCTGGTATCTGGGGGGAACGGTGCGCTCCTACATCGAAACCTACGACCACTGGATCGCCTTCGGCCTGCTCGGTTATATCGGCTACAACATGATCCGCGAAGCCTTTGCGGATGAAGAGGAAACACAGGGCGATCCCACAAAAGGAATGACGCTCGTCATCCTCTCAATCGCCACGAGCATCGACGCCCTTGCCGTGGGCCTGAGCCTCTCCATGCTGGGTATCTCGGTCTGGTGGCCCTCCCTAATCATCGGCATCGTGGCCCTGCTCTTCACCGCAGCGGGCCTGCACCTCGGCAAGACAGCGGTCAAGGCGGAACGGCTCGGCAAATACTCCGAAATCCTCGGCGGGACCGTGCTCATCGCCATCGGCCTGAAAATACTCTGGGAACACGGAGCCATCGCAATCTAG
- a CDS encoding autotransporter domain-containing protein, whose product MLHLRFCLTRLSSSLLSFMAACLIALAMPAGVLADDYMVTTTNDSGAGSLREALASAGDGDRIVVAPDVSGTITLESVLPTLNSIEFVNAQGLSLYMPNGDGTTHPLVVGSRKTISGLLPGSITTRGIDQPSAIYGKGALTFADEMSAALSATSGDDATPTVIAMGDITFEKDVSGSIFAQSDASTYGLYTGGVLSLKSLSGSIESRGSTGGGMEGDSVTILGDLSGSIVSVMSRSHGRGIYSFHDVNIGSLSGSISASAKEHQAGGVYVDGGNLNIHGPLSGSIAVSAGTHDAYGLFATRNIALGDMSGDISVDAASLAAGMVAWNDLIIDGDMSGSLSVAAHSGKAVGILSGNAIQINGDLSGSVFVSASSAVHGFETEAFLLDGKMSGSLVARTNGRYAVGIGATGLEFRINDVFSGSVDVSAQLEAYGLRAIKAIALNNGLTGSVTAVAREDRAYGIFSEQDITISNALSGTVSATAGGSEAYGLYSQRTIQLGAMSGDISADAGAATAVGILAWDDVIIDGDMSGSISATTSEGPAVGVVSGDSIRINGDLSGSVFAASGDSAKAFDTNAFLLDGKMSASLVVRAGGRYGLGITATGPEFRIDDVFSGSVDVSAQSEAYGLKSIKTIALNNGLTGSVTSVARDSLAYGIFSEQDIVISNGLSGTVSATAGGAHAYGLMSMYGKIDSNGVPLAISGTVSASAHGRAVAISAPQGLNINVTGSLRATDSSGSGEAYAIRAGAYDWRTYDWIDGGAVDDTIVLGDGASVVGKIDLGGGTNLLTLDGAGSMSGAVSNITTMTKSGAGIWSTDGDITANALSVLGGTLNVNVDPASTSTVRVATDLAVQDATLKVNGSQAATSMHVANDLTLQDGSLVVNGSQGAASTMEVARDLIARSSAVTVNGSQAGSSMRVTNDFTLQDGSLVVNGAQGTASALHVANDLTLRNSTVTVDGAQAAAASMHVANNLTVQDCELTVTGSQAATPTMRIANDFALQGGKMQVGISQTDTPTVLVTNTFTNNSEVTFVLDGLVESGKTFTVLSSGNLLGGGTYDIDSMLLSTSVVGSNVNVIKKSYLDILDTTDDNALALATALDSLTGTATGDMATILAELENAPSQKAFTSYLDELSGLFSSGTTAMSLGTAQQLSLATQTRMAQMRTYQTFMARNEYAPDPEDPESWPMVASNGDLAGVMFRGPESRPNGVHLRMLGRTGLMDTHGGYDGYDYRSMLISGGYDRVLRDGLLVGVSGGYARTDADYKDVGKSDSSLDSYSLGFYGTWFDEQWYVDAMISAAYNKYESNRQIPAFARIAKSDSTGYTVSAKNAGGYRFDVGGFGLTPNISVEYTRFHQNGYTESGAGAANLTLPDVDSNFLESGLGLKLDRAWQTGFGQIIPEISASWMHEWLTQDKSLTVSMTGMPGTVFSQTTAQTARDAYRFGAGVRLLHDKGMSLALNYQGEVEEHASSHSLMCEAQFVF is encoded by the coding sequence ATGCTGCATCTGCGCTTTTGCCTGACGCGTTTATCTTCAAGCCTTTTGTCCTTCATGGCGGCCTGCCTTATTGCCTTGGCTATGCCTGCGGGCGTGCTTGCTGATGATTATATGGTGACCACCACCAATGATTCCGGGGCGGGGTCGCTCCGGGAGGCGCTTGCCAGTGCGGGCGACGGGGACAGGATCGTTGTCGCGCCGGATGTGTCCGGCACCATCACGCTGGAGTCGGTGCTGCCCACGCTCAACTCAATCGAGTTCGTCAACGCGCAGGGACTGAGCCTGTACATGCCCAACGGTGACGGCACCACGCATCCTTTAGTCGTTGGGAGCAGAAAAACCATCAGCGGCCTGCTGCCCGGTTCCATTACCACACGGGGCATAGACCAGCCGTCCGCCATATACGGGAAGGGCGCTTTGACGTTTGCCGATGAAATGTCGGCCGCGCTTTCGGCGACCTCGGGCGACGATGCCACGCCGACCGTGATTGCCATGGGTGACATCACTTTTGAAAAGGATGTATCCGGCTCCATTTTTGCGCAATCGGATGCGTCGACTTATGGGTTGTACACAGGGGGAGTTCTTTCGCTGAAAAGCCTGTCCGGTTCGATTGAGTCGAGAGGGTCGACTGGCGGAGGAATGGAAGGGGATTCCGTAACCATTCTCGGGGACCTTTCAGGATCAATTGTTTCCGTCATGAGCCGCAGCCATGGTCGCGGGATATACTCATTTCACGATGTGAACATCGGCTCTCTCTCCGGTTCCATTTCCGCAAGTGCGAAAGAGCATCAAGCCGGTGGGGTGTATGTGGATGGCGGGAATTTGAACATACACGGTCCGCTGTCAGGTTCCATTGCCGTTTCTGCCGGGACCCATGACGCCTACGGTCTGTTTGCCACCCGGAACATAGCACTTGGTGATATGTCCGGCGATATTTCTGTGGATGCGGCTAGTCTTGCTGCCGGAATGGTGGCCTGGAATGATTTGATCATTGACGGCGACATGTCCGGTTCCCTTTCTGTCGCGGCACATTCAGGTAAAGCCGTCGGGATTTTATCAGGTAATGCTATCCAAATAAACGGTGATTTGTCCGGTTCAGTCTTTGTATCGGCTAGCAGTGCTGTCCATGGATTCGAAACAGAAGCATTTTTGTTGGATGGGAAAATGTCCGGCTCGCTTGTCGCAAGGACAAACGGACGCTATGCCGTCGGCATTGGGGCTACAGGACTGGAATTCAGGATCAATGATGTGTTTTCCGGGTCCGTTGATGTTTCGGCACAATTAGAAGCGTATGGATTGAGAGCAATCAAGGCAATAGCTCTCAATAACGGGTTGACCGGTTCCGTGACCGCAGTTGCTCGTGAAGATCGTGCCTACGGAATATTTTCGGAACAGGACATTACCATTTCCAACGCCCTGTCCGGGACGGTCTCCGCCACGGCCGGGGGCAGTGAAGCCTACGGACTGTATTCCCAGAGAACCATACAGCTTGGTGCCATGTCCGGCGATATTTCTGCGGATGCGGGTGCTGCAACGGCTGTGGGAATACTGGCCTGGGATGATGTGATCATTGACGGCGACATGTCCGGCTCCATTTCCGCCACGACATCGGAGGGGCCTGCCGTTGGGGTTGTTTCAGGTGATTCTATCCGAATAAACGGTGATTTGTCCGGTTCAGTCTTTGCGGCGAGTGGCGATAGTGCCAAGGCATTCGACACAAATGCATTCTTGTTGGATGGAAAAATGTCCGCCTCGCTTGTCGTAAGGGCGGGCGGCAGATATGGCCTCGGCATTACGGCTACAGGACCGGAATTCAGGATCGATGATGTGTTTTCCGGTTCAGTTGATGTTTCGGCACAATCAGAAGCGTATGGATTGAAATCAATCAAGACAATAGCGCTCAATAACGGGTTGACCGGTTCCGTGACCTCGGTTGCCCGTGACTCTCTTGCCTACGGAATATTCTCGGAACAGGATATTGTAATTTCCAACGGTCTGTCCGGGACGGTATCCGCCACGGCCGGGGGCGCGCATGCGTATGGTTTGATGAGCATGTATGGGAAGATCGACAGCAACGGCGTCCCGCTTGCCATATCGGGCACAGTCTCTGCCTCGGCTCATGGACGGGCTGTGGCGATTTCTGCTCCACAGGGGCTGAATATCAATGTCACCGGTTCACTGCGGGCAACCGACTCTTCCGGGAGTGGAGAAGCCTATGCCATTCGGGCCGGAGCATATGATTGGCGGACGTATGACTGGATTGACGGCGGCGCGGTCGATGACACCATCGTGCTCGGAGATGGTGCGAGCGTTGTCGGCAAGATTGATCTGGGCGGCGGCACCAACCTGCTGACGCTGGACGGCGCGGGGTCCATGAGCGGCGCGGTGAGCAATATCACCACCATGACCAAGAGCGGTGCCGGGATATGGAGCACTGATGGCGATATCACTGCCAATGCGCTTTCTGTGCTGGGTGGAACGCTGAATGTGAATGTTGACCCGGCTTCTACCTCCACAGTGCGGGTTGCAACTGATCTCGCGGTGCAGGATGCCACGCTGAAGGTGAACGGTTCACAGGCTGCGACGTCTATGCATGTTGCGAACGATCTGACGCTACAGGATGGCTCTCTTGTCGTGAATGGTTCGCAGGGGGCCGCCTCGACGATGGAAGTTGCGCGCGATCTCATTGCCCGGAGCAGCGCGGTGACGGTGAACGGCTCTCAGGCAGGCTCGTCCATGCGAGTCACGAATGATTTCACGTTACAGGATGGCAGTCTCGTCGTGAATGGGGCGCAGGGAACTGCATCGGCTTTGCATGTCGCAAATGATCTCACGCTACGCAACAGCACGGTGACGGTGGACGGGGCGCAGGCTGCCGCGGCCTCGATGCATGTTGCGAACAATCTGACAGTGCAGGATTGCGAACTGACAGTAACCGGCTCACAGGCAGCGACGCCGACGATGCGTATCGCCAATGATTTTGCGCTTCAAGGCGGGAAAATGCAGGTCGGTATTTCCCAGACAGACACGCCGACAGTGCTGGTCACGAATACTTTTACCAACAACAGCGAAGTCACTTTTGTTCTCGACGGGCTTGTGGAGAGCGGAAAAACCTTCACGGTCCTGTCGAGTGGAAACCTTCTCGGGGGCGGCACATACGATATCGATTCCATGTTGCTCAGCACCTCAGTCGTGGGAAGCAATGTCAATGTGATCAAGAAGAGTTATCTGGATATCCTTGACACGACCGATGATAATGCCCTCGCGCTGGCAACGGCTCTTGATTCCCTTACGGGCACAGCTACAGGAGACATGGCGACCATTCTTGCTGAACTTGAGAACGCACCTTCTCAAAAGGCGTTCACTTCGTATCTGGATGAACTCAGCGGGTTGTTTTCATCGGGCACCACAGCCATGAGCCTCGGCACGGCCCAGCAGCTTTCTCTCGCTACCCAGACGCGCATGGCGCAGATGCGTACCTATCAGACGTTTATGGCCCGCAACGAATATGCTCCTGATCCGGAAGACCCGGAGTCATGGCCCATGGTGGCAAGCAACGGCGATCTGGCCGGTGTCATGTTCCGCGGGCCGGAATCGCGGCCCAACGGTGTGCATCTCCGCATGCTCGGGCGCACAGGGTTGATGGATACCCACGGCGGCTATGACGGGTATGATTACCGGAGCATGCTTATTTCCGGCGGGTATGACCGCGTGTTGCGCGACGGGCTTCTCGTTGGCGTCAGCGGCGGTTATGCCCGCACCGACGCCGATTACAAGGACGTCGGGAAAAGCGATTCTTCGCTCGACAGCTATTCACTGGGATTCTATGGCACATGGTTTGACGAACAGTGGTACGTGGATGCCATGATCTCCGCCGCATACAACAAGTATGAATCAAACAGGCAGATTCCCGCGTTTGCACGTATCGCAAAGTCCGATTCCACCGGATATACCGTTTCTGCCAAGAATGCCGGCGGCTACCGCTTTGATGTCGGCGGTTTCGGCCTGACTCCCAATATTTCGGTTGAGTACACGCGCTTCCATCAGAACGGTTACACGGAATCCGGTGCCGGGGCCGCCAACCTGACTTTGCCGGATGTGGACAGCAATTTCCTTGAGAGCGGCCTCGGACTCAAACTCGACCGCGCATGGCAGACTGGCTTCGGCCAGATCATCCCCGAAATCTCAGCCTCGTGGATGCACGAATGGCTCACGCAGGATAAATCCCTCACAGTCTCCATGACCGGCATGCCGGGAACGGTCTTCTCCCAGACCACCGCCCAAACCGCGCGAGACGCCTACCGCTTCGGCGCAGGCGTCCGCCTCCTCCACGACAAGGGCATGAGCCTCGCCCTCAACTATCAGGGTGAAGTCGAAGAACACGCCTCCAGCCACAGCCTTATGTGTGAAGCACAGTTTGTGTTTTAA
- a CDS encoding lipopolysaccharide assembly protein LapA domain-containing protein, translated as MQRMLAKFKQKAHLTVVLSLILFFLLFILQNTEQVQVAFLFWTISLSRAFILLITLFLGIIIGIIAAIGKKKDKSTPPTLPNDSETSMLQKKVLKRDAVISKLQSDKQKNKRLMEAQEENRIDTLERLSSYDKRQRIAKNELSTTRTALTDSTRTISSLQDEVDQLYKEIEVKDLVDKIVQHDLRSALIASVSLPESILADSNLTENQKIIVSLIRDNGRQMLETIDSSLTLYRIEEGTYKKAFTTVNLHDVISTVVDRIGETLSSFKQNVSIDCMDAKDQENDTFLVHGDEFLLYSAFMNLLTNAYEASPPGKPVSIILSKNDYCSVTIRNYGEVPESIRDTFFNKMISSGKKFGTGLGTYSAMKMVKAQDGDIELDSSEPGMTTIYVNLPKPQN; from the coding sequence ATGCAAAGAATGCTCGCAAAATTCAAGCAAAAGGCACATCTGACTGTCGTCCTATCGCTTATTTTGTTCTTCCTGCTGTTCATCCTTCAAAACACAGAGCAGGTTCAAGTCGCATTCTTGTTTTGGACGATATCATTATCCCGCGCATTCATACTTCTGATAACTTTGTTTCTCGGTATTATTATTGGAATAATTGCTGCTATTGGCAAAAAAAAAGATAAAAGCACTCCACCCACTTTACCAAACGACAGCGAGACATCCATGCTTCAAAAAAAAGTTTTGAAACGGGATGCCGTGATTTCAAAACTGCAGTCGGACAAGCAAAAAAACAAACGACTGATGGAAGCACAGGAGGAAAATCGAATAGATACATTAGAGCGCCTTAGCTCTTATGACAAAAGACAACGTATCGCAAAGAATGAGTTATCAACGACTAGGACGGCTTTGACTGACTCCACACGAACCATTTCTTCACTTCAAGATGAAGTGGATCAATTGTACAAAGAAATTGAAGTTAAAGACTTAGTCGACAAGATCGTCCAGCACGACCTGAGGAGCGCCCTGATAGCATCCGTATCACTGCCCGAATCAATTCTTGCAGACTCCAACTTAACTGAAAATCAGAAAATTATTGTGAGTCTTATCCGGGACAACGGGAGACAAATGCTTGAAACTATCGATTCAAGCCTGACACTCTATCGGATAGAGGAAGGGACTTACAAAAAAGCGTTTACCACAGTAAACCTCCACGACGTAATCTCCACCGTAGTAGACCGCATTGGTGAAACCCTATCGTCCTTCAAACAAAATGTTTCGATTGACTGCATGGACGCCAAGGATCAAGAAAATGACACATTTCTAGTACATGGTGATGAGTTCCTTCTATATAGCGCCTTCATGAACTTGCTTACCAATGCGTACGAAGCCTCTCCTCCTGGAAAACCCGTTTCAATTATCCTCAGCAAAAATGATTATTGTTCAGTCACCATTCGCAACTATGGAGAAGTTCCAGAAAGCATACGGGACACTTTTTTCAACAAAATGATCTCCTCAGGGAAAAAATTCGGAACAGGGCTGGGAACGTATTCAGCCATGAAAATGGTCAAAGCCCAAGACGGGGACATTGAACTAGACAGCTCTGAACCTGGGATGACAACCATCTATGTCAATTTGCCCAAGCCCCAGAATTAA
- a CDS encoding cytochrome c3 family protein yields MKKIFIMSLLCVGFTAVLAFAQAELESAIEAPEDDLEINYIEGNSKRNLGVVFNHSSHEDLDCFTCHHKNTVADEPESCSNCHTDMAPDAQGTKSYFRAMHVKGTEQTTCLSCHEEEFSGDKDLTGCANSSCHPTGLY; encoded by the coding sequence ATGAAAAAAATATTCATCATGTCCCTGCTGTGTGTTGGGTTTACCGCAGTATTGGCCTTTGCTCAGGCAGAGCTGGAATCCGCTATCGAGGCTCCTGAAGATGATCTTGAGATCAATTACATCGAAGGAAACAGCAAACGGAACCTCGGAGTTGTCTTCAACCATTCCAGTCACGAAGATCTTGATTGCTTCACCTGCCACCACAAAAATACGGTAGCAGACGAACCCGAATCCTGCTCGAACTGCCACACCGACATGGCTCCGGATGCTCAGGGAACCAAGTCCTACTTCCGTGCAATGCATGTGAAAGGCACTGAACAAACCACCTGCCTCTCTTGTCACGAAGAAGAATTCTCCGGCGACAAGGACCTGACTGGTTGCGCGAATTCCTCGTGCCACCCGACCGGTTTGTACTAG
- a CDS encoding 4Fe-4S dicluster domain-containing protein: MNGKSFFVDLSLCTACRGCQVACKQWKNLPAEKTRNVGSHQNPQDLSSKTIRLVRFHEARDASGKLQWNFFPEQCRHCLEPPCKYIGNMYCDNGIVQDAKTGAVVMNSRTAGIGDKVTSEELCPYNVPRMDEETGQWFKCDMCVDRVEAGRLPACVQSCPTGTMNFGDREEMLILAKKRLAEVKKTNPDAYLADSESVRVIYLCTAPPESYNGNLLAAADGRKMVRTAQAKSGVNRRDLLAGRFGSKAKA; encoded by the coding sequence ATGAATGGTAAAAGCTTTTTCGTTGATTTGTCCCTTTGTACTGCGTGTCGTGGGTGTCAGGTAGCTTGCAAGCAGTGGAAAAACCTCCCTGCTGAAAAGACCCGCAATGTCGGCTCCCACCAGAACCCGCAGGACTTGTCTTCCAAGACTATCCGTCTTGTCCGTTTCCACGAAGCGCGCGACGCCAGTGGCAAACTGCAATGGAACTTCTTCCCGGAGCAGTGCCGTCACTGTCTTGAACCTCCGTGCAAGTATATCGGAAACATGTACTGCGACAACGGTATCGTGCAGGACGCCAAAACCGGGGCCGTTGTCATGAACAGCCGCACAGCCGGCATTGGCGACAAGGTTACCAGTGAAGAACTGTGCCCTTACAACGTGCCGCGCATGGATGAGGAAACCGGACAATGGTTCAAATGCGACATGTGCGTGGATCGTGTTGAAGCGGGCCGTCTTCCCGCCTGTGTTCAGAGCTGTCCCACCGGCACCATGAACTTCGGCGACCGTGAAGAGATGCTCATTCTCGCGAAAAAACGTCTGGCAGAGGTGAAAAAGACCAATCCTGATGCGTACCTTGCAGACTCCGAGTCTGTCCGTGTCATCTACTTATGCACTGCTCCGCCGGAAAGCTATAACGGCAACCTGCTCGCAGCTGCGGATGGACGCAAAATGGTAAGAACCGCACAGGCCAAAAGCGGCGTCAACCGCCGCGATTTGCTCGCCGGTCGTTTCGGCTCCAAAGCAAAAGCGTAA
- a CDS encoding extracellular solute-binding protein, with product MKKTLLAIALVLLSAMPSFAGSGELYLYIWSEYIPDEVVENFTKETGIKVHLSTYDSNEAMYAKIKLAGDGYDLIVPSSDYVSLMRQQGLLLPLNKAKLANFANLSPKFLNKSFDPENTYSVPYMWGSTSITVNTGMLGNGAVNSITDLWKPEMNGRLLLPNEPRETFALALMKLGYSINETDPAHLEEAYQELRKLIPMVRVFDSDSPKQALLAGEVMVGVVWNGEAFIVNQENPEFAYIYPPEGLSLWVDSLCIPKGAKNLDEAHAFLNYLMRPDVAATISTENGVLDPQCRCHGPDPGSSAEQPHRLSVRGRHGPRRVSGLPRRRP from the coding sequence ATGAAAAAAACACTGCTGGCAATCGCTCTGGTCCTGTTGTCCGCCATGCCGTCCTTTGCGGGAAGCGGAGAACTCTACCTCTACATCTGGTCCGAATACATCCCGGACGAAGTCGTGGAGAATTTCACCAAGGAAACCGGCATCAAGGTCCACCTGTCCACGTACGACAGCAACGAAGCCATGTACGCCAAAATTAAACTGGCGGGCGACGGCTACGACCTTATCGTCCCTTCCTCGGACTATGTCAGTCTCATGCGGCAGCAGGGGCTGCTCCTTCCGCTGAACAAAGCCAAGCTGGCGAACTTTGCCAACCTTTCCCCGAAATTCCTGAACAAGTCCTTTGATCCGGAAAACACGTATTCCGTTCCGTACATGTGGGGTTCAACCTCCATCACGGTCAATACCGGCATGCTCGGCAACGGTGCCGTCAATTCCATCACCGACCTGTGGAAACCGGAAATGAACGGCAGGCTTCTTTTGCCCAACGAACCGCGTGAAACCTTTGCCCTTGCCCTGATGAAATTGGGCTATTCCATCAACGAAACCGATCCGGCCCACCTTGAAGAGGCATATCAGGAACTCAGGAAACTGATTCCGATGGTGCGTGTCTTCGACTCCGACTCCCCCAAACAGGCCCTCCTTGCCGGAGAGGTCATGGTCGGCGTGGTCTGGAATGGCGAGGCCTTCATCGTCAATCAGGAAAATCCCGAATTCGCATACATTTATCCTCCTGAGGGACTCAGCCTGTGGGTAGATTCCCTGTGCATCCCCAAAGGAGCCAAAAACCTTGATGAAGCCCACGCATTCCTGAACTACCTCATGCGCCCGGATGTCGCCGCAACCATCAGCACGGAGAATGGGGTACTCGACCCCCAATGCCGCTGCCATGGACCTGATCCCGGAAGCAGTGCGGAACAACCCCATCGTCTATCCGTCCGAGGAAGACATGGCCCGCGGAGAGTTTCAGGATTACCTCGGCGAAGACCATGA